One Leptotrichia sp. OH3620_COT-345 DNA segment encodes these proteins:
- a CDS encoding GTP-binding protein, with product MAKAKFERSKPHVNVGTIGHVDHGKTTT from the coding sequence ATGGCAAAAGCTAAATTTGAGAGAAGTAAACCACACGTAAACGTAGGGACAATAGGACACGTAGACCACGGTAAGACAACGACA